One Candidatus Palauibacter soopunensis DNA segment encodes these proteins:
- a CDS encoding TrbI/VirB10 family protein produces the protein MSLWKRLVKEPKGALPGGFVTKVGIALIAVLVAGLLLSSSFSGPDETAEGVAPAPARPVDDRTGRSLDGRFSDETNRQSQQAAADADREGRQSGAPGQEPAGQDTAASSGGTGTAVSRAEFELREALRLEEVERRTRSLRSFPVAQSHRDPNGPPDAAASPLVPESPDAALDGALASLGQSLAALEAEMAVGLAAGEFAPGVGDPALRADVPAAFRASEPARLVRPHDPPGWERIHEGAFLEAVLVTQLSGEFPGPVLAMVSVPLYSPDRQRVLIPRGARVVGTAQAVQDRDQTRLAVAFHRLLLPDGSWVDLEFTGLNQMGESALGDQVNRRYLSTFAAAGAVGAL, from the coding sequence ATGAGCCTCTGGAAGCGGTTGGTGAAGGAGCCGAAGGGCGCGCTGCCCGGCGGCTTCGTCACGAAGGTCGGGATCGCCCTGATCGCCGTGCTCGTGGCCGGGCTGCTGCTGTCCTCGTCGTTTTCCGGTCCCGACGAGACGGCCGAGGGCGTCGCCCCCGCGCCGGCGCGTCCCGTGGACGACCGCACGGGCCGGTCGCTCGATGGGCGCTTCAGCGACGAAACCAACCGCCAGAGCCAGCAGGCGGCGGCGGATGCGGACCGGGAGGGGCGACAGTCCGGTGCCCCAGGGCAGGAACCGGCCGGGCAAGACACCGCGGCAAGTTCAGGTGGCACCGGGACTGCCGTGAGCCGGGCCGAGTTCGAGCTTCGCGAGGCGCTCCGGCTGGAGGAGGTCGAGCGCCGGACGCGCTCGCTCCGCTCATTCCCCGTTGCGCAGTCGCACCGGGATCCGAACGGACCCCCGGATGCCGCGGCGTCTCCCTTGGTGCCCGAGTCTCCCGACGCGGCACTCGACGGAGCGCTTGCATCCCTCGGGCAGTCCCTTGCCGCTCTTGAGGCCGAGATGGCGGTCGGGCTGGCCGCCGGAGAGTTCGCGCCCGGCGTCGGAGACCCGGCACTGCGGGCGGATGTTCCCGCCGCGTTTCGCGCATCCGAGCCCGCCCGCTTGGTCCGGCCGCACGACCCGCCGGGCTGGGAGCGCATCCACGAAGGCGCGTTCCTCGAAGCGGTGCTCGTTACCCAGTTGTCGGGCGAGTTCCCCGGTCCGGTGCTCGCCATGGTGTCGGTGCCGCTCTATTCGCCCGACCGGCAGCGGGTGCTGATTCCGCGCGGCGCGCGCGTCGTCGGCACGGCCCAAGCCGTTCAGGACCGGGACCAGACCCGGCTTGCCGTCGCGTTCCACCGGCTGCTGCTGCCCGACGGAAGCTGGGTGGATCTTGAGTTCACCGGCCTCAACCAGATGGGCGAGAGCGCGCTCGGCGACCAGGTCAACCGTCGCTACCTCTCGACGTTCGCGGCTGCCGGAGCGGTCGGCGCGCTGA